Sequence from the Acropora muricata isolate sample 2 chromosome 10, ASM3666990v1, whole genome shotgun sequence genome:
TAGCCGAATTTCCATGAGAGGGTCTTGATCTTCGTCACTGGACTGATAGACATCTTTCTTCATATTAGGGGTTTTTAAGGATTGCGAAGGCAGTTAGTTGAACAGTCTGCGGTACAACATATTCAATGGTAACAGCATTTTCAGCTACCCAGGATGCAATGACTCTACATAAATAGGCATTAAATTGTGAAGGCTTCTGGAGATAAATATGTGGCAGTTGATTGGTATTCCCTTGGCTGATGCATGTACTGGACATCAGTTTAAATAGTGGAAGGTTCTGGCAAGCAATTGCTGACATTAACATCACAACAATACCACAAATACTCCTGCATGTTTGAAAGGATAGAGCTGCGCACATGCAAAATTACACTCATGGGTTCCAGTTCTTGAATTCACACTGTGGGGAGCATGACAAAGAACCACTGAAAATGTTTCCCTGTCAGCACTGCAAGCCAACCTGATGAATGAGTAAACCTTGTCAATGAGCCCATGAGGGACAGACCATCCCAATGAGTCACCATAAATGATCTTCCTACTGTCAATGTCCACAAGGCACATTGTCCAATGGCAACCCCTTTGAAGATCACTAGCAATGGAAGTGTCACCCTTAGAGGAACAACCAACATTGACTGCAAACAGAAAACCTGTCAGGCTTTGTTGCACTGTGTGGGACTGTGATCCATTTAGGGATTTCATTAGCCATCTAATGGGGTCACAGGAAAGCCACCGGTCTAGGCAAATTGTAGACAGCTCATTAGGGGACATACCTTAGGGTGAAATCACCTTGTCATACCTTACTGAGTAAAACAAATCCTTAAATTGCTCAATGGATGATGCAGGAGGCTGGTGTACTGTTGCAAGAATGTCATATGAAGCTGCAAACCATTCAATCTCTTTGTAAACTGCAGTCTTAATTGATTTGGCTCTGGATTTGGCTAAGCTTGAGCATAGTTTGCAATGAGGAGATATCAAAGCAGCCTTGTGCATTTTCAGCAAATACAAATGTTCCTTTCATATGCTGATTATTGCGGGCGATGTCATCTTTCCACTTCAGAAGTTGGTTTTCTGGAGGGTGAAACTTAAGGGTGAAGGGGTCTGTCACTTGTCTTGGTAATGTGTTTCAGGTTAGGTGTGTTCTTGCCACACTCCTTGTCGGAGGAAGCCGACATTCATATGCAGCTCCTCTGCTAAATGATTTAACACTTTCGAGAGTAAATCTTTGAGTTCTCTTTCAGTTCTTTGACCTAAGTAAACACATTTTGTAGTGTATTGTTAATATTGTACTGATATAGATAATTTTTAACTACCTTTTTGCCTGATCATAGTTTGAATTATGTTGTGGATGCAAGTTACACATTACTTCTGCAAACAGTGTATCCAGCTTCTGCATTATTAAGCTACTAGGACTATTGCTACTCCTTCCTGGATGGGATGCTAAGTCATCACAGCActctcccccccccctccttgATTTATTTAGCTTTTCACAAATAAATTTTCAGTGCCCATTTTTACACCTAAATCTAGCCTGTGTGCCAGCCATTCAAAGCAGATGGTCCAGAGGGAGAAACTTGTGTATGTGAGTGTGTGTGGGGGGGGATAATTCCCTCTCAACCTTCCCTTGGTGCATGCATACATTTAAAGAACACTGCTATGGGCCCAGATCATATAACTTCTTGGATCTGGAAAGATAATACTGAAATCTTAGTTCCTGTGGTGACGAAAATCTGGAACCTGTCGCTGGCGAGTCACACTTGGCCTACCTCTTGGAAAAGAGCCACCATCAAGCCATTAACGAAAGTGGAGATACCAAAAAGTTACCAGGTTTATCGTGGGATAAATATTACACCTGTAATCGCGAGAGCTTTCGAAAGGATTGTGTATCAGAACTATGTAAAGGACACTTtggagaagaacttaacctctACCCAGTTTGCCTATCACCAAGGAGGAAATTGTACAAACGCATTACTATCCATCCAAAATGAAGTGTACAAACATCTGGACAATACACGCTGTAAAGCTGTTCGAATGTTCGCGATGGACTTCAGTAAAGCGTTTGACTCGGTAAATCACGAACGTTTGGCAAGAAAGCTAAGGACTTTAGGCTTAAATAGCTATCTACATAATTGGTATCTTAGTTTCTTGGAGGAAAGACAGCAGCATGTGGTATGGAGTCATAACGTCTGTGAATGGAAAGCAGTCAATCAAGGAACAACTCAAGGAAGTGTCAGTGGACCTTACTTTTTCATTGTATTTCTGAATGACTTAGGTGTTACTTTTAATAGTCAATCATGTATTGTGAAATACGCTGATGATTCAACTATAATCTCTCTGGTTTATAATAACTGTGATATATCATCAGATTTAGTGAACCAATTCTTAGGTTGGACAAACAATAATGCCATGTCCTGCAATCCAAGTAAATGCAAGGAGCTAGTTATTTGTTAGAAGGGTGTAGATGGGGGTTCTTTTGAGCTTGTGGCAGGCATACCTAAGTGTGACCGATTAACCATTTTAGGGATGACTTTTGAAACGAATTGTCGGTTTAGTTCAcatgtaaaaatcaaattgactAAGGCCAATAAGTGCttgcatgttttaagatgtctgAGAAAAGAAGGTTACAATCAACAAGAGCTCTATCACCTTTTTATCAGTCTAGTACTACCTAATCTTTACTTATGGCTTATCAGTTTACGGTGCGTCAGAGCCCGAACTAACGACTGTACAGGCATTTTTGGATAGATGTTGTAAGTGAAAATTCACTTTGGACACTCCAGACATTCGCGAATTAATGAAAACACAAGACCATAGAATTTTTAAGAACGTATTATCGGATTGTAATCATCGTATATATAATCTCttacctgaaatcaaagacaCTAATGATAACTTGAGGAGAGACACAGTAATGAAACCACTAGTACGGACTACCCGcttcatgaatgtattttcgaatagacttatttttagatattaatttatattgtaacataagatacgtgtttttatcttttgatcaaatagactcattattattagtattattattattattattattattattattattatcatacaGGCCAGGGACCTATTTCAGGGTGCTTAGTTGTATTTGCCTTTGTTTATGGAAATTATGTGTCACGCATATTgattatttaaattttaaccCTTATTACAATTCacaaatgtccaaaaatgattCTTACCTCAATATGACTGTTTGCCATAATGTGAGCTAGCAGGAACACTCGAGAATCAAGACTGTCTTCAAAATTTTCGGTTCGAAAAGCACTGAAAGTAGGACGATTTTCCCTCGAACGATGCAAGGCTACAAAACAGCGGTATCTCATACTGTGGTCATGTAGTCGACACCAAGGTTCACTAAGGTCGAGTATTTGCCTGTGCAAtagggcttactgtagtttgcgaaacgaaatgggacgaaacggaatggaacgaaacgaaatgggacgaaatgaaatggaaatctgtagtttgcgaaatgaaaatctgtagtatgcgaaatgaacatatcctttctcgctgcgtcaactcggatattctaaacagaataAACAGACGAATAACGCATATAAAGCGCTATAtaagtaaattaaattattattattattattatgcagtaaAACTATATGTATGCACAGTGTCAAAAAGCAACACAGGGCGCATAGCATAGCCTGTGAGCTaagcgaaacttaaaataaataaataaaataaaaaggaaaaaaaaatatatatatatatatatatacatatatgaaaATCATAATCTGGGTGTCTAAAACTTGCAATATTGAGCGTCGCCGATAAAACGGCCTTCTGCATTCTCTCTAAGACGTGAGTAGTCTTTCGCCCAACCAATGATTGCACACTAATCTCTGTCTCTTCCTACCACCCACCAAGCACATCCATGTTGATGTTATACTGGTGCACCTCGTATCCTTTATATTTCTCCTTCAACTCCCACCTCAGTGGACCATACTTCATAGTTTTTTCCTCGCTCTTCTTCTCTCGATTACTAATCCATGGGCAACTCATCTCTATGGTCATGACTTTCTTGCTCACATGATTCACAACCCTCGCATCAACTCGGTTTGCTCGCACTTCCTGATGATCTGCATACACAGGTACATCCCACCAAGCTTCTACTTGTTCTGACTTGTACACCGGCTTTGGCATCACTGGCGAGTAACACGGTggtacagtgaaaccccgctttaacgaaccccgctataacgaagaccccgttataacgaacaacatttgaaagcccggcagaatttcagtaaaatatatggaaacagaccccgctataacgaaccccgctataacgaaatccccgctataacgaatcgATTtggacggtcccaacgcacaatttaccctgctataacgaatattttgtcctttcgctcacagtcagtaaaaatgacacgatgatacaaatggttgacaaggcaaacacatctcttattggtcaagatggggaaactttgaccttcaaagctttgctttatttaaatgttgctgatcatgtgcaagtctgtagactgttttgcgtggtgtatatcccattgttcagcttggttaccccgctataacgattttttttgctgttaaccaaaaaattcgttataacggggtcttcgctataacgaagaccccgctataacgaacacttttttcggtaccgtgacacttcgttatagcggggttccactgtacctCTTCAAGAAGATCTTGGTCACGTAAGATCTCGTAGAACAGGACTTTTAAAGCCATGTTATGTCTAAACAAATACTTGTTCTGAGCTAGTGCAGTACACCCGGCCAGGATGTGCGGGACACTTTCTTGGGCATGACCACACAGCCTACACTTCACATCCCCAGTACAGCTCGTGTGTGTCTTTTtgctaaaatataactttgtggGCAACAATTGCTCGTATATTTCAAACGCACCTGCAATAGTGTACGAGGGGCACGATTTCCATTTGCTCGACCAACTGAAACACCCATTCTTGCACAACTGTGAATCAGACTTCCTCTCAATCAGCAGCTTTCCCTGCCATTCTAATCCACGTCCATTCTActcgttgttattgttgttattattattattattattattattattattattattattattattattattattattattatgcagcagtaaaaactatctgtatgctatacagttacaggaacacagggcgccaaggcgtgacctgtgctccggctagtgaaactagagtcaaaaggtagtgtacaattaaaaagtaaggttaaaatatgtatatgtatgtatataataaactaaacaaatttacgctaaaattgctaaatgttcaaagttctagagcaggagacaaactgaggcacgggtaagataaaaataaaaaaaatgtctaatgtgtcgcaaccttaaaagtacgcgcaatgttcagtgtggcggataagcatgccttctgcatcttcttgaggacatctttgtgacgcctcccaactagctccttcacagctacctccacgtctgtcgaccagcccccgagtacgtccacaatgatgttgtactgtgaaatctcgtacccggggtacttctgtttcagctcccatctgagtggcgcgtatttcatcgtcttttctgaggttttcttttgacgattgctcacccaggggcagctcatctccatcGTTATAACCTTCTTCTCCTGGTGGTTTACTATCCTCGCATCAATTCTGTTGGCCCTGAGATCTTGGTACTCTCCGAagactgggacgtcccagtatGCCTCTGCATACGCTCCCTCATATACCGGCTGTGGCTTAGTTggtgaataccacggtggcGACGCTTCAATAAGTCCCAGGTCTTCCATGATGTCAAAAAACAGGACCTTCAGAACTGCGTCATGCCTTGCCAGGTACTTTGTTTGGGCCAACGCAGGACAAGCAGAGAGTATATGAGCCATGCTCTCTGGTGCTGTACCGCACAGCCTGCAGGTAGGGTCACTATTAGGACTTGCTTGGGTCTTGTGGATGGCGTACAGTCTTGTTGGTAAGAGCTGTTCATAAATTTCAAACATACCtgcgatggtgtgtgttgggCACATTCGCCATTCATTGAGCCACCAGAAGCATTGCTCGGTGTTAAGGTCTCCGTCTTCTTTCCTGGCTGTTATCaattttccttgccatttttgttcCTCAACTACCCCCTCCATTCTTGATTCTCGAAGTTTTCTTAGGCGAGTCTTCAGCTTATCCCCGGGTACAACTTCCCCTTCCTCAGTGACACAGACTGGGTCAGGATGTTTAAGCTGTAACTGCAGGCCGTACTCTTCTGCATACTTTGCTGCTTCCTTCGTCATTGACTGGTATCCTTTGCTCTCCGCCTGCTCCTCAAACCTTCTCACCATCTTCATGGCCGCATCTCTGTTCTGATACAACTTGACTGCGGCTTTAACCTTCGTCTCCTTGTACTCGGTCTCAACGGAACGCAGGCCTCTCCCTCCCTTATCTCGGGGCAGGTATAACAGGGATGTTGTACCACAAGGATGCTTTCCTCCGCCCTCTGTTACGATTTTGCGAGCATCTCTATCAACCTGTCTCAGCTCTGTTATTGGCCAGTGCTGTGTCCACATGAAGTAAGACATTGCTGGCAGAGCAAATTGATTGGATGCTATCACGCGATGATAATCCGAGAGGGGGCTCGACCAGATCACTGACAACCTACGCAAATACTCTCGGGCGGCACATCGCAAGACTATCTTCTCTTCTTGCCTAAGAGTCTCGAGCACACCTAAGAACTTGTACTGCTGACCATCTTCTAGCGTTGGTATCTTTACATTCCCATCAGACATCAGCAGGCCAGTACTCTCAGGAACGCGGACCCCCCTCTTGAAGTGGGCCACGGCACATTTCTTCGGATTCCATATGAGCCCCACATCCTCCATTGCTGCCCTCACCGAATTCATGACGCTGCTTAGCTTTGATTCAGACGCTGCGAAGATCTTCAAGTCGTCGATGTAAAGCAGGTCAGTGATCGTTGTGCCGATCGGCTTAGATAGCCTATACCCTTCAGATGCACTTATCTTCCAGGCTATCGGGTTCAGGCAAACCGTGAAGAGCCTGGGGCAGAGGGCGTCGCCCTGGGGTAGACCCTTTCTAAATTTGATGATCTCGGAAGCCTCTCTCCCATTTCTGGTGGTGACCACAATTCTAGTGCTCCAGCTTCTTGACAGATACTTGGTGGTCCTGCACAGCCAGGTGGGAAACCTGTGAATTATCATCATCTCTTCTAGCCAGCCATGATCGATAGAATcgtaggcttttttcacatccACCCATCCCATGCTCAGGTTGCGCTTCTTTCGATGGCAGTCTAGGGTAACCATTCGGTCTATCAGTAGATTGTCAATTGTACCGCTACATCCCGCACGCGCACCCCTTTGCGCACCCTCCATCAGATCGTAATCGTCAAGATGCTTGTCAGTGGGGACAAGTAGACATGATGTGTACCATTTGTACATGGTATTCAAACAAGTGATCGGTCGTTGATTATCACTGGTGAACTTCCCAGGTTTGGGAATCAACGACGTTTTCCCCTCTGAGAACCACAGTGGGTACTCTCCGTCAATGCTTGAAATCGCCTGGAACGCAGTTGCCACACCCACATGTAGAGATTCCGCGCGCTTCCACCAAAAATTCGCTAAGCGATCTGGGCCCGGCGCACTCCAGTTCTTCTTCTTGGCTAGTACTTTTGCTGCAACCGCTGGATCCAAGTCCCAGTCCTCCTCGGTCGGTGGGGGTACCCTCCTTTGAATGGCAGATCTAATCTCTTCCAGCCACGAAGCACATCTGTCTCCTGTTCCTTCGCTTTCCCATAGATTCCTCCAATATTCACTTGCTTCCTCTACGTTGTTAAACATTTCTTTGTCCGCTTGTGTATTCTGGTCACTCGTTGTGTATCTCGGTCGTTCATCCTCTTTGTCCTTATTAAGCAACTCGCGCATATTTGCGTAGACCTTGCTAGTACCGGTTTGGAACTGCTGGTTAAGGATTCTCGCTTCTTCATTCTTTTGACTCCTAGAAAACCCCCTTTTCAATTTTCGAAGTATAGCTTTCTGCTTTTCCATGAAGCTGACTAATTTGGTCGCTGACAGGCCCTTGCATTC
This genomic interval carries:
- the LOC136887491 gene encoding uncharacterized protein, which codes for MTKEAAKYAEEYGLQLQLKHPDPVCVTEEGEVVPGDKLKTRLRKLRESRMEGVVEEQKWQGKLITARKEDGDLNTEQCFWWLNEWRMCPTHTIAGMFEIYEQLLPTRLYAIHKTQASPNSDPTCRLCGTAPESMAHILSACPALAQTKYLARHDAVLKVLFFDIMEDLGLIEASPPWYSPTKPQPVYEGAYAEAYWDVPVFGEYQDLRANRIDARIVNHQEKKVITMEMSCPWVSNRQKKTSEKTMKYAPLRWELKQKYPGYEISQYNIIVDVLGGWSTDVEVAVKELVGRRHKDVLKKMQKACLSATLNIARTFKVATH